The Bacteroidales bacterium genome contains a region encoding:
- a CDS encoding MerR family transcriptional regulator: MEEGLNVFSIKDLENFSGIKAHTIRIWEKRYKILEPDRTDSNIRTYSEAELKKILNVAYLNRNGLKISKIAKLDDDKLTQQVMNVSSKNDDLDQNFQPGKILMSAIRFNETLFKEALLPFIRFQGIEEAYAKYLSPLLEKSRILWQTGSLSRAQEQFVRNTIKQLIIIEDNLLKPAAAKSGSSVAMINTSDNLTDNNFLFYKYVLKKRGYDVIFPGGILPSSEVVEMYKIKAFEYLVVNSSAFDFADKKIGYFTSIGKSLMLKRIILTDFPEEFTKKTYDKLTLTKDPSQFIKVVESLR; encoded by the coding sequence ATGGAAGAAGGACTTAATGTGTTTTCTATAAAGGATCTTGAGAACTTTTCTGGTATAAAAGCACATACAATCAGAATTTGGGAAAAGAGATACAAGATACTTGAGCCAGACAGAACAGATTCGAATATAAGGACTTACAGTGAAGCGGAACTTAAGAAGATTCTTAATGTAGCTTATCTGAACCGCAATGGACTGAAGATATCGAAGATAGCTAAGCTTGATGATGACAAACTTACCCAGCAGGTCATGAATGTCAGCAGCAAGAATGACGATCTGGATCAGAATTTCCAACCCGGAAAAATTCTCATGTCGGCTATCCGTTTTAACGAAACACTATTTAAGGAAGCACTTCTTCCCTTTATCCGCTTTCAGGGTATCGAGGAAGCTTATGCAAAATACCTTTCCCCGCTCCTGGAAAAATCAAGGATTCTCTGGCAGACAGGCAGCCTCTCAAGAGCCCAGGAACAATTTGTCAGGAATACTATTAAGCAGCTTATAATCATCGAAGATAATCTGCTGAAACCGGCTGCGGCTAAATCCGGGTCTTCAGTTGCGATGATAAATACTTCCGACAACCTTACTGATAATAACTTCCTGTTTTACAAGTACGTTCTTAAGAAAAGAGGTTACGATGTAATATTCCCCGGAGGAATACTTCCTTCATCAGAGGTAGTTGAAATGTATAAAATAAAAGCTTTTGAATACCTGGTTGTGAATTCCAGTGCCTTTGACTTTGCCGACAAGAAAATCGGCTATTTCACAAGTATAGGTAAATCACTTATGCTGAAAAGAATAATTCTTACCGATTTTCCGGAGGAGTTCACAAAGAAAACTTACGATAAACTTACCCTTACAAAAGATCCCTCACAATTTATTAAGGTTGTCGAATCTCTCCGTTAA
- a CDS encoding TonB-dependent receptor, protein MRGKIFLLTITLFISLSLSAQQNTGVIKGRVYNTKTNEGVPFATVQIWGTTIGAVTDFDGNFLFTGIKPGFAELRVSSIGFNPFISSAVMVTNSNQVNLEIPLEESEISIGEVVIKASPFTKKIETPVSVRIIGIDEIEKNPGGNRDISKVIQSFPGVASTPAFRNDVIIRGGGPNENRFYIDNVEIPYLNHFSTQGASGGPVGILNVDFVQSVDFLSGAFPASKGNALSSILNFTFVDGNKDKMKYRATLGASDLGLTIDGPTGKNSSLLMSVRRSYLQFLFSALELPFLPTYTDFQLKYKVRLDPKNELTVIGLGAKDDFRLNLEANETEYQRFILDYIPVQEQYSYVTGLVYKHYRDNGFDTWVLSRNYLNNSQSKYLNNIEADTNRTLDYLSGEGEIKARYERTILGKNGFRLSYGAGYEYAHYRNSTFRRIYFGGMQNDIMYDTNLKLGKYGAFGQVSRSFLDQKLSLSFGLRSDANSYSSAMSNPLNQLSPRLSATYRLGEKLNLNFSTGRYYQLPPYTAMGYSNSAGVFINKQNNLKYIAADHFVAGLELIPEESVQLTIEGFYKNYSRYPFSVRDSVPLSSKAADYGIFGDEELVSTSRGRAYGLEFLARLKEFKKTNLVFSYTFVRSEFRGLDSEMIPSSWDNKHLINMTTTRKFNRNWDIGLKWRFVGGAPYTLYDLEKSSYKAAWDLQGQGYLNYSQFNSQRLKAFHQLDIRVDKQYFYTGWSLMLYADIQNLYNHKADQPAILIRESDSNKLPVTDPANPLKYSLKYLDNESGTVLPTIGIIIEF, encoded by the coding sequence ATGAGAGGCAAAATATTTCTTTTAACTATTACATTATTTATATCACTTTCTCTTTCAGCCCAGCAAAATACAGGAGTAATTAAGGGACGAGTGTATAATACAAAGACAAATGAGGGTGTCCCTTTTGCTACTGTTCAGATCTGGGGGACCACTATCGGGGCAGTAACAGATTTTGATGGAAATTTCTTATTTACAGGAATAAAACCGGGGTTCGCTGAACTAAGGGTTTCCTCAATAGGTTTTAATCCTTTTATATCAAGTGCTGTTATGGTTACAAACAGTAACCAGGTCAACCTTGAGATCCCGCTTGAAGAATCTGAAATCAGCATAGGAGAGGTGGTCATAAAGGCATCACCTTTTACAAAAAAAATTGAGACCCCTGTTTCAGTGAGGATCATAGGCATTGATGAAATAGAGAAAAATCCGGGTGGAAACCGTGACATTTCAAAGGTAATTCAGTCATTTCCCGGTGTCGCTTCAACACCTGCTTTCAGAAACGATGTCATTATCAGAGGCGGCGGTCCGAATGAAAACAGGTTTTATATCGATAATGTTGAGATCCCATATCTTAATCACTTTTCAACCCAGGGCGCTTCAGGAGGTCCGGTCGGCATCTTAAATGTGGATTTTGTTCAGTCGGTAGACTTTCTTTCAGGGGCATTTCCTGCTTCTAAAGGAAATGCACTGAGTTCAATACTCAACTTTACCTTTGTTGACGGGAACAAAGACAAGATGAAGTACAGGGCGACTTTGGGAGCCTCTGACCTGGGGCTTACGATTGATGGTCCGACAGGAAAAAACAGTTCTCTCCTTATGTCAGTCAGAAGATCATATCTTCAGTTTCTCTTCAGTGCCCTGGAACTCCCTTTCCTTCCTACATATACCGACTTTCAGCTAAAATACAAGGTAAGGCTCGATCCGAAGAATGAGCTGACTGTCATAGGTCTGGGCGCAAAAGATGACTTCAGGCTGAACCTTGAAGCCAATGAAACAGAATACCAGCGCTTTATCCTCGATTACATACCCGTTCAGGAACAGTACTCTTATGTTACTGGTCTGGTCTACAAACATTACAGGGACAATGGTTTTGATACATGGGTACTCAGCCGTAATTATTTAAACAACTCACAATCAAAATATCTGAATAATATTGAAGCAGACACAAACAGGACACTTGACTACCTGTCGGGTGAAGGAGAAATAAAAGCCCGTTATGAAAGAACGATTCTGGGGAAAAACGGATTCAGGTTGAGTTATGGAGCAGGTTATGAATATGCGCATTACAGAAACTCAACATTCAGACGGATCTATTTTGGCGGTATGCAAAACGATATTATGTATGATACTAATCTGAAACTGGGTAAGTATGGTGCATTCGGACAGGTTAGCAGATCATTTCTTGATCAGAAGCTGAGCCTTTCATTTGGTTTAAGGAGTGATGCAAATTCATACTCATCTGCGATGTCTAATCCTTTAAATCAGTTATCGCCCAGATTATCAGCCACCTATCGGCTGGGAGAAAAGCTTAATCTGAATTTCAGCACTGGTCGTTATTATCAGCTCCCGCCGTATACAGCGATGGGTTATTCAAACAGTGCAGGTGTCTTTATTAATAAACAAAACAACCTTAAATATATTGCTGCGGATCATTTCGTGGCAGGATTGGAATTAATCCCGGAGGAGAGTGTTCAGCTTACTATTGAGGGCTTTTATAAGAATTATTCACGTTATCCTTTCTCGGTAAGAGATTCAGTTCCGTTGTCAAGCAAAGCAGCTGATTATGGAATATTCGGTGATGAAGAGCTGGTCTCAACCTCCAGGGGAAGAGCTTATGGTCTGGAGTTTTTAGCCAGGCTTAAAGAGTTTAAAAAGACCAATCTGGTTTTCTCTTATACCTTTGTAAGGAGTGAATTCAGGGGGCTTGATTCGGAGATGATCCCATCATCATGGGATAACAAGCACCTTATCAATATGACAACAACGAGGAAATTCAACCGCAACTGGGATATTGGGTTGAAATGGAGATTTGTCGGCGGAGCACCTTATACTCTTTATGATCTTGAGAAATCATCTTACAAAGCTGCGTGGGATCTGCAGGGGCAGGGTTATCTGAATTATTCTCAGTTCAATTCTCAGAGGCTTAAGGCATTTCATCAGCTTGATATCAGAGTTGACAAACAGTATTTTTATACCGGATGGTCACTCATGCTTTATGCTGATATTCAGAATCTTTATAATCACAAGGCAGATCAGCCTGCTATTCTGATAAGGGAATCAGACAGCAACAAGCTTCCTGTAACTGATCCTGCCAATCCGTTGAAATACAGTCTGAAGTATCTCGATAATGAGTCAGGAACTGTGCTTCCTACAATAGGAATTATTATTGAATTTTAA
- a CDS encoding alpha/beta hydrolase, whose amino-acid sequence MDFNIKLKSGLNLKGMIHSPGDNIKAVVILVHGLGEHIQRYDHWADLFRKEGIGFAGVDLPGHGRSDGRRGNIRSYAVLGEMLDILVKTTLKTFPGIPVYIYGHSLGGGIVLDYLIRRNPKLKGAIVTSPWLRLSFEPPKIKVAMAGVMKYILPGLIQSSGLNVNHISHDQDVVEKYKNDPLVHGKISVSLFDGAMSAAKNSLANASELKVPTLLMHGSDDQLCSPDGSREFASKNSKVELKIWDGGYHELHNEPFKEEVFKYIINWINKK is encoded by the coding sequence ATGGATTTTAACATTAAGCTTAAGAGTGGCCTTAATTTAAAGGGGATGATCCATAGTCCGGGTGACAACATTAAAGCTGTGGTTATCCTTGTTCATGGTCTTGGTGAACATATACAAAGATATGATCATTGGGCCGATCTTTTCAGGAAAGAGGGAATCGGATTTGCAGGAGTTGACCTTCCCGGTCATGGACGTTCCGATGGCCGCAGGGGTAATATCAGAAGTTATGCTGTACTCGGTGAGATGCTTGATATTTTAGTAAAGACCACACTAAAAACATTTCCCGGAATACCTGTATATATATATGGTCATAGTCTGGGCGGAGGAATAGTACTCGACTACCTTATCCGCAGGAACCCAAAGCTTAAAGGGGCTATTGTTACATCACCATGGCTCAGGCTATCCTTCGAGCCTCCGAAGATCAAGGTTGCCATGGCAGGCGTAATGAAGTATATTCTTCCGGGTCTGATACAGTCGTCAGGATTAAATGTTAATCACATTTCGCACGACCAGGATGTGGTTGAAAAGTATAAAAATGATCCTCTTGTTCACGGGAAAATATCTGTAAGCCTTTTCGACGGAGCGATGAGTGCTGCGAAAAATTCACTTGCTAACGCTTCAGAACTGAAAGTGCCTACTCTGCTGATGCATGGAAGTGATGATCAGCTCTGTTCTCCTGACGGAAGCAGGGAATTTGCTTCAAAGAACAGCAAGGTGGAACTGAAAATCTGGGACGGAGGTTATCACGAATTACATAACGAGCCTTTTAAGGAAGAGGTGTTTAAATACATTATTAATTGGATCAATAAGAAATGA
- a CDS encoding GSCFA domain-containing protein — MELRTKINITPSPRKITYNDGVMFIGSCFASSIGSRLEMGKIPVMINPSGTVYNPVSVCNTLDTITSGRELSQSDLYNYKGTWLSFNHYTDFSSDDPLFVLEKINSRSKTALSFLENAGFLFITLGTARVFRLKETGQIVSNCHKIPASYFEPEILTVDEIVALWTGQLEKLQRLFPNLKVIFTISPVRHWKDGAHGNQVSKSVLFLAVEKLLGHPSAPAYFPAYEIVMDELRDYRFYSDDMLHPSSLAIDYIWEYFSGSYLDKYTLDLYNEVLKIGKATTHRISKNSGASIKDFVSGMQKKISDIESKAPEIDFSVEKKYFQDLLGI; from the coding sequence ATGGAACTCAGAACCAAAATAAATATAACCCCTTCTCCCCGAAAGATCACTTACAATGATGGAGTGATGTTCATTGGTTCATGCTTTGCCTCTTCAATAGGATCGAGGCTTGAAATGGGTAAGATTCCTGTTATGATCAATCCGTCAGGTACTGTATATAACCCTGTTTCAGTTTGTAATACGCTTGATACAATAACATCAGGAAGAGAATTGTCGCAGAGTGACCTCTATAATTATAAAGGTACCTGGCTGAGTTTTAATCACTATACAGATTTTTCTTCTGATGATCCTTTGTTTGTTCTGGAGAAAATCAATTCAAGATCAAAAACCGCCCTTTCATTCCTTGAAAATGCAGGTTTCCTTTTTATTACATTAGGTACTGCCAGAGTATTCCGGCTGAAGGAGACAGGGCAAATAGTATCAAATTGTCATAAGATTCCTGCTTCATATTTTGAACCTGAAATACTGACTGTTGATGAAATTGTTGCATTATGGACCGGTCAGCTGGAAAAGCTTCAGAGACTTTTCCCAAATTTAAAAGTAATCTTTACAATAAGTCCTGTAAGGCACTGGAAAGACGGAGCCCATGGCAATCAGGTGAGTAAATCGGTATTGTTTCTTGCAGTGGAAAAGTTGCTTGGACATCCTTCGGCTCCGGCCTACTTTCCTGCCTATGAGATTGTTATGGACGAATTGCGCGATTACCGGTTTTACAGCGACGACATGCTTCATCCATCTTCTCTTGCAATAGACTATATCTGGGAGTATTTCTCAGGCAGTTACCTGGATAAGTATACTCTTGATCTGTATAATGAAGTATTGAAAATAGGAAAGGCAACTACCCACCGGATATCTAAGAACTCAGGTGCAAGTATTAAAGATTTTGTTTCCGGCATGCAGAAAAAGATCTCTGATATTGAATCAAAGGCACCTGAAATAGACTTCTCTGTTGAGAAAAAATATTTTCAGGATCTCTTAGGTATTTAA